A genomic stretch from Canis lupus familiaris isolate Mischka breed German Shepherd chromosome 15, alternate assembly UU_Cfam_GSD_1.0, whole genome shotgun sequence includes:
- the SLFNL1 gene encoding schlafen-like protein 1, producing MRVMSFPPVPVGPERPHPSRTALPALTVPRIHSGKMQAGGTRHAEQRSGSDEARTRFTPGSHQAHTRLTPGSHQVQPRLTRFRRDSHQVHTRFTLGLQQAHTRFTRFTPERPLQRPPGRDRRKQRQEPLMEPPGEQPLQEPPGNKSLPQDSGLKTAPGAHILYVGHLNPQFSVPVLTCLLRDTLERLELRVPREHIEVVRRPRRAYALVQVSAPEDTLASLPRLLQAAWEEQQIPKELAARGKELVLGEGQGPPNCREEILGQERLFQGAFLGSETRSVEFKRGGGEYLSLAFKHHLRRYACAFLNSGGGSLLVGVEDSGLVHGVRCGHRDEDRVRLLVDSVLQGFRPQVFPDAYTLSFIPVVSTSAASTPLKVIRLSVHGPRAPAQPQLYETDQGEVFLRRDGSTQGPLSVHAIQEWCRQKWAAELGNLEQRLKVLMAEKEQLQQQLQRRRPISCTCCVL from the exons ATGAGGGTCATGTCCTTTCCTCCTGTTCCTGTTGGTCCTGaacgcccccaccccagccgcaCTGCTCTCCCGGCCCTGACTGTCCCAAGGATCCACTCTGGAAAGATGCAGGCCGGTGGCACCCGCCACGCAGAGCAGAGGTCAG GTTCAGATGAGGCTCGCACCAGGTTCACACCAGGTTCACACCAGGCTCATACCAGGCTCACGCCAGGTTCACACCAGGTTCAGCCAAGGCTCACCAGGTTCAGACGAGACTCACACCAGGTTCACACCAGGTTCACACTAGGTTTACAGCAGGCTCACACCAGGTTCACGAGGTTCACACCAG AGAGACCTCTCCAGAGACCCCCAGGAAGAGATCGCCGCAAACAGCGGCAGGAGCCCCTCATGGAGCCCCCAGGCGAGCAGCCCCTGCAAGAGCCCCCAGGGAACAAGTCCCTGCCCCAGGACTCGGGCCTCAAGACCGCACCCGGCGCACACATTCTCTACGTGGGCCACCTGAACCCCCAGTTCTCCGTGCCCGTGCTCACCTGCCTGCTGCGAGACACCCTGGAGCGGCTGGAGCTGCGGGTGCCACGGGAGCACATCGAGGTGGTGAGGCGACCGCGCAGGGCCTACGCGCTGGTGCAGGTGTCGGCTCCTGAGGAcaccctggcctccctcccccgGCTCCTGCAAGCAGCCTGGGAGGAGCAGCAGATCCCCAAGGAGCTGGCGGCCCGTGGGAAGGAGCTGGTGCTGGGGGAGGGCCAGGGACCCCCAAACTGCAGGGAG GAGATCCTGGGCCAGGAGCGCCTCTTCCAGGGCGCCTTCCTGGGCAGCGAGACGCGCAGTGTGGAGTTCAAGCGCGGCGGCGGTGAGTACCTGAGCCTGGCCTTCAAGCACCACCTGCGGCGCTACGCGTGCGCCTTCCTCAACAGCGGGGGCGGCAGCCTGCTGGTGGGCGTCGAGGACAGCGGCCTGGTGCACGGCGTGCGCTGCGGCCACCGCGACGAGGACCGCGTGCGCCTGCTGGTGGACTCGGTCCTGCAGGGCTTCCGGCCCCAGGTCTTCCCCGACGCCTACACGCTCTCCTTCATCCCCGTGGTCAGCACCTCGGCCGCCAGCACGCCCCTCAAG GTGATCCGCCTGAGTGTGCACGGCCCCCGGGCCCCGGCACAGCCACAGCTCTACGAGACCGACCAGGGTGAGGTGTTCCTGCGGCGGGACGGGAGCACCCAGGGCCCGCTGTCCGTCCACGCCATCCAGGAGTGGTGCCGGCAG AAGTGGGCGGCCGAGCTGGGCAACCTGGAGCAGAGGCTGAAGGTGCTGATGGCAGAGAAGGAGCAGCTCCAGCAGCAGCTCCAGCGGCGCCGGCCCATCTCCTGCACCTGCTGCGTCCTGTGA
- the LOC119869294 gene encoding WAS/WASL-interacting protein family member 3-like — protein sequence MVLSRTPGEPLRAAEWGVPRPPPSTRPASAGLLPPRAWGPGRCSSALETGPQRPSAPAVQFLPLTTSACQEGSDLHARLPPALGEDPCSGHPRQVRTQSGDGQRTSGGVRAQGPAGAPVPPEAKSEQRAHNSAARPFCPRPLLTLAHVTATRPPRPLNTLAAGPSTGRLPPGGPLPTLQEPARSGFNFPPAPLRPPSCFQEPPEPPFLLPASCRSVGHHALQPFLAPSPSAGSRPQGAGHRVAAAVQNLPQAGSRGNTQGCPWTRGLSHGEIRNLVEQGNARGPGMHGSPSRGPGAVQLPGPAPRSHRFPDMRIMDVCPDWSPPASCSSAPGPPVTPARGLNRSAEAP from the exons ATGGTTCTTTCTAGGACGCCCGGTGAGCCGCTGCGCGCAGCTGAGTGGGGAGTCCCGCGCCCGCCCCCATCCACGAGGCCAGCCAGCGCGGGGCTCCTCCCGCCCAGAGCGTGGGGCCCGGGCAGGTGCAGCTCGGCCTTAGAGACGGGCCCTCAGCGGCCAAGTGCTCCCGCtgttcagtttcttcctct CACCACCAGCGCCTGCCAGGAGGGGTCTGACCTCCACGCCAGGCTCCCTCCAGCCCTGGGCGAGGATCCCTGCTCAGGCCACCCCCGTCAGGTCCGCACACAGAGCGGAGATGGCCAGCGAACGTCGGGTGGCGTCAGGGCGCAGGGCCCTGCAGGAGCCCCCGTTCCACCAGAGGCAAAGTCGGAACAGCGGGCCCACAATTCCGCAGCCCGGCCCTTCTGCCCTCGCCCCCTCCTGACCCTCGCCCACGTCACGGCCACACGGCCACCCCGTCCCCTGAACACACTTGCGGCAGGGCCTTCGACTGGCCGCCTCCCCCCCGGAGGGCCCCTTCCCACGCTGCAGGAGCCTGCTCGCTCTGGGTTCAActtcccccctgccccactgCGCCCCCCTTCCTGCTTCCaggagccccccgagccccccttCCTGCTTCCAGCCTCCTGCCGCAGCGTCGGCCATCACGCTCTGCAGCCTTTCCTCGCCCCCTCGCCCAGCGCAGGCTCCAGACCACAGGGAGCCGGGCATAGGGTCGCGGCTGCCGTCCAGAACCTACCTCAGGCAGGTAGTAGGGGAAACACACAAGGATGCCCCTGGACTCGGGGTCTGAGCCACGGGGAAATACGGAACCTGGTGGAACAGGGCAACGCCCGGGGCCCCGGAATGCACGGCTCCccctcccggggccccggggccgtgCAGCTGCCAGGGCCGGCGCCACGCTCCCACCGCTTCCCAGACATGCGGATAATGGATGTGTGTCCTGACTGGTCACCTCCTGCCTCCTGTTCCTCGGCCCCTGGGCCCCCGGTCACCCCGGCCCGGGGCCTGAACAGGTCTGCAGAGGCTCCGTGA